The nucleotide sequence AAAACAGGTATCCCGATTATACCGATTTACGGATCAAACAGAAAACCGAAACCTGAACAATTGAAAGATGTTGATATTGTAATTTTCGATATTCAAGATGTGGGCGTTCGGTTTTATACATACATAAGCAGTATGCACTATGTAATGGAGGCTTGCGCCGAAAACAACAAGAAGTTGATCATATTTGACAGGCCAAATCCACTGTGTGATTATATTGACGGCCCTGTGCTTAACATCAAATACAGATCATTTGTCGGAATGCATCCTATTCCTGTTGTGCACGGATTGACAGTAGGCGAACTTGCCCTTATGATTAATGGTGAAGGCTGGTTAAAGGGCGGGATTAAATGCGATCTTGAAGTTGTTAAAGTTGAGAATTACGATCATTCAATGTTATGGCATTTAGATGTAAAGCCTTCTCCGAATTTACCTAATGATATTGCAATACGTTTATATCCTTCTTTATGTTTTTTTGAAGCAACAAAAGTGAGCATAGGGCGTGGGACAGAGTTCCCGTTTCAGGTGATAGGATATCCGGATAAACAATTCGGAAATTTTATTTTTATTCCCCGAGATATTTCCGGAATGCAAATGAATCCTATACAGGAAGGGAAGACGTGCTATGGAATTGATTTGCAAAACAGCAATTCGGATGCATATTTCAGCTTGCAATACATTATTGAGTTTGCCGATAAGTTTGAAAACAGAGCAGATATGATCACTAACAGGAATTGGTTTAATTTATTAGCCGGAAATTCATTGCTTGCAGATCAAATTATTAAAGGAATGACAGAGGACGAAATACGAGAAACTTGGAAAGAAGATTTAGAAGCATATAAAAAGATGAGAAAGAAGTATTTGTTATATGTTGATTTTGAGTGAATTATTATATATAAAGGCTCTGGTTTAAATATTCTTGGATAACTTTTATTACTGCGGAGCAGTGAAACAATAGTAACCACAGGTGTAACCTGTGGGTAATGTATGAATAGAAAACATCAACACCAAAAGGTGTTGAACTCCTGTCGGAGTTCCTTCTCATCTATACCGACATTTCCATAGGTTGCACCTATGGTTACTATTGGGTAATTGCTGTTGCAATTAATCGGTCGGGATTATTACAACTTACATATTTCACAGAATATCTAAACCATAGCCTGTATAATTAATTAACTTATTATGAAATTAGGTATTATATCGGTCATTATATCTGTTGCAGGAATTGTATTTGTTTTATGGTATAATTATGAAACTTACCTGCTTTATAATGAATTATTTAATAAGTTTAATTCTGATACCGGAGATATGACAGTTGTTTTGGTAACAGTTGGATATACCTATAAATTAACAGCTTTGTTTTCAGGATTATCAGCAATAATTTTAGGAATTTTATCTGTTAGGAACAAAAGCAATATAGGAATTTTTGGAATAATATTATCTATAGTTTTAATTATTACAGCATTTATTCCCTTTCATGTTTTTTTTCGTTAGAAAGGAAAAATTATTAATCCTTAATCATATTTTCAACAGCCTTTGTATAGTATACTTTCATTTCTCCTGTCTCAGCATCGGAATATACAAAATATGCATCTAATGCAGGATCACTTTCAATGATCTTTATACTTTTTTCAAGTCCCGAAACCATACAAGCTGTAGCATAAGCATCTGCAGACATGCAATCTTCGGCTAAAACAGTAGCACTTAAGATATTTTGATAAGACGGGTAGCCTGTTTTAGGATTAATAGAATGAGAATATTTTTTACCGTCCTTAATGTAAAATTTTCTGTAATTACCGGATGTTGCCATTGCTTTATCTGTCAGAGCTAATATAGTTTGTAATTCTTGACCTGCCACATCATTACCTTCAATAGGTTTATCAATACCAATTATCCATTTCTTACCGTATTTTAATCCTTTTACTTTCAATTCTCCTCCAATTTCAACCATATAATTTTTAATTCCTTTTGTTTCAATATATGCAGAAACTATATCAACGGCTTGGCCTTGAGCAATTGCATTACCTGAAATTTTAATACGTACATCATCTTTGATCAAAATATTATTTTCAATTCTTACTTTATTCATACCAACAAATTCCAACAGGCTGTCTATCAGAATGCTGTCAATTTCAGTCTCAATTTCTTCATATCCGAAACCGTATGCATTAATAATAGGACCTAAAGTAATATCAAATGCACCGTCAGATTGTTCTGTTACTTCTTTTGCTTTATAGAACATTTCTTTAAAAAGATCATCAACTTCTACATTATTACTTTGGTTAACTTGCGAAATTATCGAAGTAGGTTCATAATTAGAAAGCGACATGTCAAAAGCATGCAGAACTGAATCAACTTCTTTTTTAAGATTATCGTATTTGCCTTCAAATAAAATACTGTATTTAGTACCCTGTGTTTCTCCTTCGATTTTATAAAATTCTTGCTTTTGTCCGCATGAACTTAACAAAATAATAATCAAAATAATTAAATAATTATATCTTTTCATATTTTTAAAGGTTGACTTAATATTCATCTGTAAAAGTAATTGGTTTTTCTGAGTTATAAATTAAATTCGGTATTTGTTTTTTAAAATGTCAGATAAGTATTTAAAATATTTTAGTTTTGTAGTTTAAATTCATCGGTTTATGATTAAAAATAAAAAAGTTATTGTTGTATTACCTGCATATAATGCCGAAAAAACACTTAAAACAACTTATAATGAAATCCCTTTTGACATTGTTGACGATGTTATCTTAACGGATGATTTGAGCAGCGATAATACTGTAAAAGAAGCGAAACGAATCGGTATAAAACATGTTATTAAGCATGATAAAAATAAAGGATACGGAGCTAACCAGAAATCCTGTTATAATAAAGCTCTGGAATTGAATGCCGATATTGTTGTGATGTTGCATCCCGATTACCAATATACACCAAAATTGATCCATTCTTTATGTTATTTAATTGCAAATGATGTTTATCCGGTTGCCGTCGGATCAAGAATATTGGGAAAAGGTGCATTAAAAGGTGGGATGCCGTGGTATAAATATATTTCAAATCGTTTTCTTACTCTTTTTCAAAATATATTTATGAATCAGAAATTATCTGAATATCATACCGGATTCCGTGCTTTTTCAAAAGAAGTTTTGGAGTCTGTAAACTTCAACATAAATTCTGATGATTTTGTATTTGATAATCAAATGTTGGCACAAATATTTTACAAAGGCTTTGAAATTGCTGAAATTACTTGTCCTACAAAATATTTTGAAGAAGCATCTTCCATAAATATAAAAAGAAGTGCTAAATACGGCATTGGAGTTTTGGGAGTTTCATTATCTTACTTTTTTAATAAAATAGGCATATCAAAGAGTAAAATTTTCAGATAATAAAATACACAATAATCAATAGTCAATATAAAATATCCGGCGTATTCCGAGAGTCTTTCTTGATTTGCGTTCTTATTATTTTTATGTTATCGCCCCTTTCTTCCCAAAACAATAATGATAAAAAAGTAATAATTACTGAAATAAAAATTGAGGGTAATAAAAAAACAAAAGTCGAAACGATCTTGAGAGAATTGACTTTCAAAAAGGATGACAGTATTTCTTTTTCTGAATTAGAGATTGAAATCGAAAAAAGCAAAAAAAACCTGTTAAATAAACCATTATTTAATTATGTAGAGATTGAAATTGAGACGGGAATTGAAAAAGAGATTATAATTAATATAACAGTGGAAGAAAGATGGTATCTTTGGCCCGAAGTTGCCGTTTACTATATTGACAGGAATTTCAGTAATTGGTTAAAAGAAAAAGATCTTTCTCGTATTGATATTGGAATCGGATTAGTGAAATATAATTTCAGAGGAAGAAATGAAAAATTAACTTTTTATACATTTTTCGGTTATGATGAGGAGTTGTTATTAAAGTATGACAATTTATATATTGATAAGAAACGTATTCATTCGTTAAGTTTTTATAATGAGATAAAAAGAAGAAAAGAAACGGGTTGCATAATTGAGAATGATAAACTTATGCAAATTCGACTTGAAGATGAATATGTATTAAAATCTGTAAGAGCCTCAATGACATATGCATACAGAAAGAAATATTATAATTCTCATTCTTTTACACTTGCTTTTGAAAACCGTTCAGTATCAGACAGTTTATTGTTATGCAATCAAAACTATTTTACAAATGATTTGAATTATACTAATTATTTCAGATTGAAATATGTTTTTTTAAGAGATAAAAGAAATTTGAGAGTATTCCCTGTCGAAGGACATAAAATTGAATTGACTCTTGCTAAAAACGGTTTATTTATTTTTCCGGAATCAAATATTAATTCTTTTTATCTTAAAAGTGATTTGTCACTCTATACAAAGATAACGGACAGAATCTCGCTTAATAATAATTTAACTTTTAAAAAGACTTTAGGTTCACGAAATCCTTTCTTTTTGAATACTTCACTCGGATACACTTCAAGTATAAGAGGATATGAATATTATGCAGTAAACGGTCGTGATTTAATTCTGACAAAAAACACATTAAATTTTAAGATCTTACCGAAAAAGATTTTTCATTTAAAGTTTTTGCCGTGGGAAAAGTTTAATAAAATTCATTTTACAATTTATGCAAGTGTTTTTGCGGATGCTGCATATGTTACAAACAATGATATTGAATATATGCAATTAAATAACTTGCAAAATACTTGGCTTTACAGCGGCGGAATCGGACTTAATTTCCTGACTTATTATGATAAATTATTAAGAGTGGAATATTCTTTTAATAAACAAGAACAAGGCGGGTTTTATTTGCATTTTGAAGCTCCTTTTTAATATTTTGGTTCTACTGTTATTTTACCGGCATAACCATTATTTTTTTACAGTTCCTTACTTTTTCTTCAAGATATGATTCATTATAACTTCGGTTTTTTCTTTTATTGCAAAAGTTTCTACAATAAGATCAGTTTTTTCATTAATGAATTTATCTGCACAACACATTATTTTCAGATCGTTTAGGATGGAATCTGATAATTTAAACACTTCAGATAATATATTGTATTGATCAACTTCTGCTTTTTGTGTATTTGCATTTAACAAATGTTTATATAAAGTTTCGGCATCATTAAGAATGTTTTTAATATCTTTTTCTTCATACCCTGCATCTTTTACAGTTTTTGCAAAATATCTTAAATCGAAGAGATAAACATATGCTTTATAGCTGAGTTCTGATAATGTTATTCCCATTTATACGGTATTTAGAATAGTCTGTTTGTTTGTTCTATGAAATTCAAAATATCTTCTTGTCCTGTTTTAGTTATTGCTGAACTGATAATATATTCAGGCATCGACTCCCATGTTTTCAACATATGTTTTTTGTATGCCTGTATATTATCTTCTGATTTTTTTATTTTGATTTTATCTGATTTTGTAAATATAATAACAAAAGGAATGCCGTTAATACCTATTTGCTCCATAAATTCAGAATCGTTTTTTAAAGGTTCATGTCTGGA is from Bacteroidales bacterium and encodes:
- a CDS encoding DUF1343 domain-containing protein codes for the protein MAKTNKIQEQHTTGPIATEFDYQFYLLKYLIVLFNIFLIISCTPKIHENITQFHTDTANLIIKDTLPGLYIIDSLKKVNIQLPEVIRVGAERSNKYLHKLYGKKIAVVANQTSLIDTTHLVDFLLSKNINVVKILSPEHGFRGTVDRGKSFKYEFDIKTGIPIIPIYGSNRKPKPEQLKDVDIVIFDIQDVGVRFYTYISSMHYVMEACAENNKKLIIFDRPNPLCDYIDGPVLNIKYRSFVGMHPIPVVHGLTVGELALMINGEGWLKGGIKCDLEVVKVENYDHSMLWHLDVKPSPNLPNDIAIRLYPSLCFFEATKVSIGRGTEFPFQVIGYPDKQFGNFIFIPRDISGMQMNPIQEGKTCYGIDLQNSNSDAYFSLQYIIEFADKFENRADMITNRNWFNLLAGNSLLADQIIKGMTEDEIRETWKEDLEAYKKMRKKYLLYVDFE
- a CDS encoding glycosyltransferase family 2 protein, with amino-acid sequence MIKNKKVIVVLPAYNAEKTLKTTYNEIPFDIVDDVILTDDLSSDNTVKEAKRIGIKHVIKHDKNKGYGANQKSCYNKALELNADIVVMLHPDYQYTPKLIHSLCYLIANDVYPVAVGSRILGKGALKGGMPWYKYISNRFLTLFQNIFMNQKLSEYHTGFRAFSKEVLESVNFNINSDDFVFDNQMLAQIFYKGFEIAEITCPTKYFEEASSINIKRSAKYGIGVLGVSLSYFFNKIGISKSKIFR
- a CDS encoding FAD:protein FMN transferase, with the protein product MKRYNYLIILIIILLSSCGQKQEFYKIEGETQGTKYSILFEGKYDNLKKEVDSVLHAFDMSLSNYEPTSIISQVNQSNNVEVDDLFKEMFYKAKEVTEQSDGAFDITLGPIINAYGFGYEEIETEIDSILIDSLLEFVGMNKVRIENNILIKDDVRIKISGNAIAQGQAVDIVSAYIETKGIKNYMVEIGGELKVKGLKYGKKWIIGIDKPIEGNDVAGQELQTILALTDKAMATSGNYRKFYIKDGKKYSHSINPKTGYPSYQNILSATVLAEDCMSADAYATACMVSGLEKSIKIIESDPALDAYFVYSDAETGEMKVYYTKAVENMIKD